From the genome of Vicia villosa cultivar HV-30 ecotype Madison, WI linkage group LG2, Vvil1.0, whole genome shotgun sequence, one region includes:
- the LOC131649525 gene encoding phosphatidylinositol 4-phosphate 5-kinase 3-like, with product METQKTNSQSQSKLTRTKSSLLRCSSPTNRSYSLGSVNENEFYDVEKLDKKRKKNGNKKNKKTRRFGSGSGSGSIRFVAAPILGFFSGCSLLFYVLYFFYIGSVGPTSENVLLILIFVAVALYLVNRNKRVIHRSVSVLKHSWDGNLKRLGFSSKGSEKPVQWFIGETGSSDKERLRLKVKVKENGIRKEGVECYSNGDFYEGEFHGGKCNGSGVYHYFGSGRYEGDWVDGKYDGYGIESWARGSRYKGCYRQGLRHGYGVYRFYTGDSYSGEWCNGQSHGFGVQSCSDGSCYVGEFKFGVKHGLGCYQFRNGDKYTGEYFGDKIHGFGVYHFENGHCYEGAWHEGRRQGYGVYTFRNGERKCGEWDGGILRKNLPPQTRAVLTSVQAARRTAENAINLPRNDDQVSKSVTAANRAATAARVAAVKAVQNRMGGKFCHDQV from the exons ATGGAAACTCAGAAGACGAATAGCCAAAGCCAAAGTAAGCTGACCCGAACCAAATCCTCGCTGCTTCGGTGTTCTTCTCCGACCAACCGATCCTATAGCCTCGGTTCGGTAAATGAAAACGAGTTTTACGATGTAGAGAAACTcgataagaagaggaagaaaaacgGAAATAAAAAGAATAAGAAGACGCGCCGGTTCGGTTCCGGTTCAGGTTCTGGTTCGATCCGGTTTGTTGCTGCTCCGATTCTAGGTTTTTTCAGCGGGTGTTCGTTGTTGTTCTATGTGTTGTATTTTTTCTATATTGGTTCAGTGGGACCCACTTCCGAGAACGTGTTGCTGATTCTAATATTCGTGGCTGTGGCGCTTTACTTGGTAAACAGGAACAAACGCGTGATTCATAGGAGCGTTTCGGTTTTGAAGCATTCATGGGACGGGAATTTGAAACGGCTCGGGTTTAGTTCCAAGGGAAGTGAGAAACCGGTTCAGTGGTTCATTGGAGAGACCGGTTCATCGGACAAGGAGAGGTTGAGGTTGAAGGTGAAAGTGAAGGAGAATGGAATAAGGAAGGAGGGTGTGGAGTGTTACAGCAATGGCGATTTTTACGAAGGAGAGTTTCATGGAGGGAAGTGTAATGGGAGTGGAGTTTATCATTATTTTGGGAGTGGAAGATATGAAGGTGATTGGGTTGATGGGAAGTATGATGGTTATGGAATTGAGAGCTGGGCTAGGGGGAGTCGGTATAAGGGTTGTTATAGACAAGGTTTGAGACATGGTTATGGTGTTTATAGATTCTATACCGGCGATTCGTATTCTGGAGAATGGTGTAATGGACAGAGTCATGGTTTCGGTGTTCAGTCTTGTTCTGATGGTAGTTGTTATGTTGGTGAGTTTAAGTTTGGTGTTAAACATGGACTTGGATGTTACCAATTTAG AAATGGAGATAAATATACTGGGGAGTATTTTGGAGACAAAATACATGGATTTGGGGTCTACCATTTTGAGAATGGACACTGTTATGAAGGAGCGTGGCACGAAGGTCGTAGGCAAGGTTATGGTGTTTATACTTTTCGAAATGGAGAGCGAAAATGTGGCGAATGGGATGGTGGCATCCTCAGAAAAAATTTACCACCACAAACTCGTGCTGTTCTCACATCAGTTCAG GCTGCTAGGAGAACAGCCGAAAACGCTATAAACCTTCCGCGGAATGATGACCAAGTGAGCAAATCAGTAACCGCTGCGAACAGGGCCGCTACTGCTGCTAGAGTTGCAGCAGTGAAAGCTGTGCAGAATAGAATGGGTGGAAAATTTTGCCATGATCAAGTTTAA